The following are encoded together in the Emcibacteraceae bacterium genome:
- a CDS encoding GNAT family N-acetyltransferase, which produces MGQGTLTFISVGETIETILKTATTDDEDAINEVIRASFSSLLTSKYDDISLSAVLPQITKINPILLSCGTYYILKNKQNKIMGCGGWTHEQPGTTERIIGEAHLRHFATHPDFIGRGVGRTIFDHCKVMAKQGNIHRFMCYATLNAEIFYKSLGFKTEKPMNIDLGEGLSLPALLMTAEI; this is translated from the coding sequence ATGGGTCAGGGAACTTTAACTTTTATCAGTGTGGGGGAAACCATAGAAACTATTCTAAAAACAGCAACAACTGATGATGAGGATGCGATCAATGAAGTGATCAGGGCATCCTTTTCATCACTTCTGACATCAAAATATGACGATATATCACTTTCAGCGGTTCTCCCGCAGATAACAAAAATAAATCCTATCCTGTTATCCTGCGGTACATACTATATTCTCAAAAACAAACAGAATAAAATTATGGGCTGTGGCGGCTGGACCCATGAACAGCCGGGGACTACCGAGCGCATTATTGGAGAAGCCCACCTTCGGCATTTTGCCACCCATCCGGATTTTATCGGTCGCGGAGTCGGACGGACCATTTTTGATCATTGTAAGGTGATGGCAAAGCAGGGAAATATCCATCGGTTTATGTGCTACGCCACGCTGAATGCTGAAATTTTTTATAAATCCCTCGGTTTTAAAACAGAAAAGCCAATGAATATCGACCTCGGGGAAGGACTGTCCCTCCCCGCGCTTTTAATGACTGCCGAAATTTAA
- a CDS encoding helix-turn-helix domain-containing protein has product MERTIRKRYNMGGYSEYDLVNPDHMIEAMWVQKTPLSAPIGGIHHLVPETTVNIAISRLVNTRGSASSVAAFVFGPLNKPFTFKLVPGHQIMAARIKPEWISNLIGISSEELFNKIVDLRDISHTLNDQLLSILDQTSSEIEIIQKLYHILKNHHGLKSEKYKLSDYGKSAIELIRKSNGHISQSQLTNYFNISDRHLRRTVSDLTGFSPKALCRNIRFLRTLEYSDRSSKIDWADCAVKFGYYDQAHLINEFKMLTHLTPNQLMQTRKAESVFSNSAL; this is encoded by the coding sequence ATGGAAAGAACGATAAGAAAACGCTATAATATGGGTGGCTACAGCGAGTATGATCTCGTTAATCCGGATCATATGATTGAAGCAATGTGGGTGCAGAAAACGCCATTAAGTGCGCCTATTGGCGGCATCCATCATCTGGTTCCGGAGACGACGGTTAACATTGCTATTTCAAGATTGGTCAACACCCGTGGCTCTGCATCATCAGTGGCCGCATTTGTTTTTGGGCCTCTGAATAAACCGTTTACCTTTAAATTGGTTCCCGGCCATCAGATCATGGCCGCAAGAATTAAGCCAGAATGGATTTCTAATCTGATTGGAATATCTTCGGAAGAATTGTTTAACAAAATAGTCGATTTAAGGGACATATCGCACACCTTAAATGATCAATTATTATCCATTCTTGATCAGACAAGCTCAGAAATCGAAATAATTCAAAAGCTGTACCATATATTAAAAAATCACCATGGATTAAAATCTGAAAAATATAAACTTTCAGATTACGGAAAAAGTGCCATTGAACTTATCCGCAAGTCAAACGGTCATATTAGCCAGTCTCAGCTTACAAATTACTTTAACATTTCCGATCGGCATCTCAGAAGAACAGTATCGGATTTGACAGGGTTTAGCCCAAAGGCACTTTGTAGAAATATAAGATTTCTCAGAACTCTTGAATATTCTGACAGGTCATCAAAAATTGACTGGGCCGACTGTGCTGTAAAATTTGGATATTATGATCAGGCCCATCTTATAAATGAGTTTAAAATGCTCACTCACCTTACTCCCAACCAACTAATGCAGACAAGAAAAGCCGAGTCCGTTTTTTCCAATTCAGCCCTATAA
- a CDS encoding Lrp/AsnC family transcriptional regulator — translation MITEQDKKILETLQDHGRMPIVELAAKTNMSESTCLRRTKSLEEVGIIKGYAAILDAEKVGFDVMAFVQVSINQNTEAAFDSFKNAVRASPNILECYSLSGPYDHLMKVIARNNKELSHFILKTLKTFPEIRDAQTLFVLHQVKHTNSLPIELL, via the coding sequence ATGATCACAGAACAGGACAAAAAGATTCTCGAAACATTACAGGACCACGGCCGCATGCCGATCGTTGAACTGGCCGCAAAAACCAATATGTCAGAATCAACCTGTCTTCGCCGCACCAAAAGTCTTGAGGAAGTTGGTATCATTAAAGGATATGCCGCCATACTTGACGCGGAAAAGGTCGGGTTTGACGTGATGGCCTTCGTCCAGGTCAGCATAAACCAGAATACGGAAGCCGCTTTTGACAGCTTTAAAAATGCCGTTCGTGCATCGCCGAATATCCTTGAATGTTATTCGCTTTCCGGCCCTTATGATCATTTAATGAAGGTTATTGCCCGCAATAATAAGGAACTTTCACATTTCATTTTAAAAACCCTTAAAACCTTCCCCGAAATTCGTGATGCCCAGACTTTATTCGTCCTTCATCAGGTAAAGCATACAAATTCGCTACCCATTGAACTTCTTTGA
- a CDS encoding DUF1080 domain-containing protein, with amino-acid sequence MKKITIISALFFAVSLGLAFAQMVPEPRATEVWGKEPVKVTPGENGSPPSDAIILDHSAWESIDGGENKWDNKDGVITINPGTKDIRTIQSFGDVQLHIEWRIPELGPEFKDQDRGNSGVYLQQFYEVQVLDSYTNKTYNNGQAGSLYKQYIPLVNATKPAMEWQTYDIIYTAPHFGKNGTVISPARMTVLHNGVLIQNNVSLLGPTVYIGAPVYEPHGNLPIYLQDHNHKVSYRNIWVREL; translated from the coding sequence TTGAAAAAAATCACAATTATTTCAGCACTCTTTTTTGCAGTTTCATTGGGGCTGGCTTTTGCGCAAATGGTGCCGGAGCCGAGAGCGACCGAAGTCTGGGGCAAAGAGCCGGTAAAAGTAACCCCGGGTGAAAATGGCTCCCCACCATCTGACGCGATCATTCTGGATCATTCGGCATGGGAAAGCATTGATGGCGGTGAAAATAAATGGGATAATAAAGACGGTGTGATAACCATAAACCCCGGCACAAAGGATATCAGAACGATACAATCCTTTGGTGACGTGCAGCTTCATATAGAATGGCGTATTCCAGAACTTGGTCCGGAATTCAAGGATCAGGACCGCGGCAACAGCGGTGTCTATTTGCAGCAGTTTTATGAAGTTCAGGTTTTGGATAGCTACACCAACAAAACCTATAATAACGGTCAGGCGGGATCACTTTACAAACAATATATCCCGCTTGTAAACGCCACTAAGCCGGCCATGGAGTGGCAGACTTATGATATAATTTATACGGCCCCACATTTTGGAAAAAATGGAACAGTAATCAGCCCCGCCCGCATGACAGTGCTTCATAACGGGGTTCTGATCCAGAATAATGTTTCCCTATTGGGGCCAACCGTCTATATCGGTGCGCCGGTCTATGAACCCCATGGTAATCTGCCGATTTATTTACAGGATCATAATCATAAAGTCAGCTACCGCAATATATGGGTCAGGGAACTTTAA
- a CDS encoding OsmC family protein, which produces MSEEKFYHVGERSEEPIAPTQFEVGPFKKARHPEPYCFDVNLVAEAGKMQSKKGVVSVNIPGFSPVKLYCDEQPPVGEDTAPPPLAFFAAGIGFCLMTHLTDILTARKIQVDSLKLEQRIKFRTNLGHMRDHGYMTEGGCDMVETHVIIESPESEEKIMDLLSEAEGGCMAHYALRNPIPWSTRLIYNGKEAVNRSGNLPEN; this is translated from the coding sequence ATGTCAGAAGAAAAATTTTACCACGTTGGAGAGCGAAGCGAAGAGCCAATTGCCCCAACACAGTTTGAAGTGGGGCCGTTCAAAAAAGCGCGTCACCCCGAACCATATTGCTTTGATGTGAATTTGGTCGCGGAAGCCGGCAAAATGCAATCCAAGAAAGGTGTGGTGTCCGTAAATATTCCAGGCTTTAGTCCGGTGAAATTATATTGTGATGAGCAACCACCGGTGGGAGAGGATACGGCACCGCCGCCGCTTGCTTTTTTTGCGGCGGGGATTGGCTTTTGTCTGATGACGCATTTAACCGATATTTTAACGGCGCGTAAAATTCAGGTGGATAGCCTGAAGCTGGAACAGCGGATTAAATTCAGAACCAATCTTGGTCATATGCGTGATCACGGCTATATGACGGAAGGGGGCTGTGACATGGTTGAAACTCATGTCATTATTGAAAGCCCTGAATCAGAAGAAAAGATTATGGATCTTTTAAGCGAGGCGGAAGGTGGCTGCATGGCCCATTATGCTCTACGAAATCCGATCCCCTGGTCGACGCGGCTTATTTATAATGGTAAGGAAGCGGTTAACCGGTCTGGTAACCTGCCGGAAAATTAA
- a CDS encoding GMC family oxidoreductase, giving the protein MATFEGFEYDVVIVGSGAGGGMAAHILTEAGIRVLMLEAGRDYDPVTETPMFMENHQAPLRGVSTSDKDFGYYDGTVDGGWTVPGEPYTKADGTEFLWWRARMLGGRTNHFGRYVPRFNDRDFKPFSHDGLGVDWPLDYEEVQPWYDQCEKLVGVSGNNPGIYDVPDSGEGVLQPHAQPRVYELLVKAACDKLGLPIVPMRRAVLTRPIGDREACFNATHCGRGCAIGAAFQTTTSVIPWAKDTGNLRLVTDAMVKEVHLDENGKASGVTFVNRKTREDVRVDARVVILAASACETARLMLNSKSEKFPNGLANSSGQVGRNLMDSTGADISGHIPALKGRPRYNEDGLAGNHLYIPWWDYEGQDNGSVNFKRGYHLEIDGGFEAPSMGIGANVDGYGTSAKQAVRDEYGSNITFALRGEMVVSDDCYCEIDPDVKDKWGIPVLKFHWKWSEEELNQTAHGLEWGEKIINAMGGYVTSPKRKPEEAILAGGQIIHEVGTTRMGDNPKTSVTNKWGQTWDVENLYIMDGGVFASNPHKNCTITILTLAMKNATELAAKIKGGQL; this is encoded by the coding sequence ATGGCTACATTTGAAGGTTTTGAATATGATGTTGTCATCGTCGGTTCAGGTGCGGGCGGTGGTATGGCAGCCCACATTCTGACTGAAGCAGGTATTCGAGTATTGATGCTTGAAGCAGGACGAGACTATGATCCGGTGACTGAAACACCAATGTTTATGGAAAATCATCAGGCCCCATTAAGGGGGGTGAGCACATCAGATAAGGATTTCGGTTATTATGACGGTACTGTGGACGGCGGCTGGACAGTGCCGGGCGAGCCTTATACAAAAGCGGACGGAACGGAATTTTTATGGTGGCGGGCCAGGATGCTGGGGGGGCGAACAAATCATTTTGGCCGTTATGTTCCCCGTTTCAATGATCGGGATTTTAAACCGTTCAGCCATGATGGCCTTGGTGTTGACTGGCCGCTTGATTATGAAGAAGTTCAGCCATGGTATGATCAATGTGAAAAACTGGTGGGTGTTTCCGGCAATAATCCGGGCATTTATGATGTACCCGATTCTGGTGAAGGTGTATTGCAGCCGCATGCCCAGCCGCGGGTTTATGAACTATTGGTAAAGGCAGCTTGTGATAAACTGGGTCTTCCTATTGTACCGATGCGCCGTGCCGTATTGACCCGGCCGATTGGGGACAGGGAAGCCTGCTTCAATGCCACTCACTGCGGGCGTGGATGCGCCATCGGGGCCGCGTTCCAGACGACAACATCGGTTATTCCATGGGCGAAAGATACAGGAAATTTAAGGTTGGTGACGGATGCAATGGTTAAGGAAGTCCATCTTGATGAGAATGGCAAGGCGTCCGGTGTGACTTTTGTAAACAGAAAAACCAGAGAGGATGTCCGTGTTGATGCAAGGGTGGTTATTCTGGCCGCCAGTGCCTGTGAAACAGCGCGCCTGATGCTTAATTCAAAAAGTGAAAAATTTCCAAACGGGCTTGCCAATTCAAGCGGTCAGGTGGGTCGTAACCTCATGGACAGTACCGGTGCCGATATAAGCGGGCATATTCCGGCGCTTAAAGGACGGCCAAGATATAATGAAGACGGGCTTGCCGGAAATCATCTTTATATTCCATGGTGGGATTATGAAGGTCAGGATAATGGCAGTGTCAATTTCAAACGCGGCTACCACCTTGAAATTGATGGTGGCTTTGAAGCGCCAAGCATGGGTATCGGGGCCAATGTTGATGGCTATGGGACATCGGCAAAACAGGCGGTCCGGGATGAATATGGCAGCAATATTACCTTTGCCTTGCGCGGGGAAATGGTGGTCAGCGACGATTGTTACTGCGAAATTGACCCGGATGTAAAAGATAAATGGGGTATTCCGGTTCTTAAATTTCATTGGAAATGGTCGGAGGAAGAACTTAACCAGACAGCCCACGGCCTGGAATGGGGGGAAAAGATTATTAATGCCATGGGTGGATATGTCACATCACCCAAACGAAAACCGGAAGAAGCGATCCTTGCTGGCGGGCAGATTATTCATGAGGTTGGCACGACAAGAATGGGGGATAACCCGAAAACCTCTGTCACCAATAAATGGGGGCAGACCTGGGATGTGGAAAATCTTTACATCATGGATGGAGGGGTATTTGCCTCAAACCCGCATAAAAACTGCACCATTACCATCCTTACTCTGGCGATGAAAAATGCCACTGAGCTTGCCGCAAAAATTAAGGGAGGTCAGCTATGA